In the genome of Lysobacter sp. 5GHs7-4, the window ACACCGACACCTGGCCCATATCGGCCTGGCCGGCGAGCTTGGCCTTGAGCGGGCCCATCAGCTTGCCCATGTCGGCGGGGCCGGCGGCGCCGGTCTCAGCGATGGCGGCATCGATCGCGGCCAGGATCTGCGCCTCGCCCATCTTGGCCGGGATGTAGCGCTCGATCACCACGATCTCGTCGCGCTCGACCGCGGCCAGATCCTCGCGCGCGGCGGCTTCGTACTGGCTGACCGAATCGCGGCGCTGCTTGACCATCTTGTCGAGCACGGCGATCACGGCGGTGTCGTCCAGCTCGATGCGCTCGTCGACTTCCTTCTGCTTGATCGCGGCGTTGATCAGGCGGATCACGCCCAGGCTCTGCTTGTCGCCGCTCTTCATCGCGGCCTTCATGTCGTCGGTGAGTCGTAGCTTGAGGCTCATGGCGCGCTCCTGGAGAGGGACCGGAAGGGTGGGAATGGGGTGTGGGCCGCATGGCGGCCGAAACGCAAAAAGCCGGCGGCGCAAGGCGCGGCCGGCTCCTTGGTCATCCCTCGCAGGCCCCGTCCACGGACGGTGGGGCTGCGTGGGACGCGCGATCAGTACAAGCGCTGGCGCTTGGTGACGTCGCGCGAGGCGCGGCGCGCCTGACGCTTGACCGCGGCAGCGGCCTTGCGCTTACGCTCCTGGGTCGGCTTCTCGTAGAACTCGCGCTTGCGGGTCTCGGCGAGCACGCCGGCCTTTTCGCAGGTGCGCTTGAAGCGACGCAGGGCAAACTCGAAGGGCTCGTTTTCGCGGACTTTGACGCTGGGCATACGTAATCTCGATTCGGGGACCGGCCCGTGCAGACCGGGCGAGCCGTGCATTATAGCGGCGGGGCTACGGAAGGTGCAACATAGCCCCCATGAAGGCGAAAGACCCCCTACCGCAGGCCCGCCGATGAAGGTTCTGGGCATCGAAACCAGCTGCGACGAGACCGGTGTGGCGGTGTACGACACCGAAACCGGGCTGCGTGCGCACGCGCTCTATAGTCAGATCGCCCTGCACGCGGAGTATGGCGGCGTGGTCCCCGAGCTGGCCAGCCGCGACCACGTGCGCAAGCTGCTGCCGCTGATCCGCCAGACCCTGGACGAGTCCGGGCTGCGGGTGGAGGACCTGGACGGGGTGGCTTATACCGCCGGCCCCGGCCTGGTCGGGGCCCTGCTGGTCGGGGCCGGGGTGGCGCGCTCGCTGGCCTGGGCCCTGGATCTGCCGGCGGTGGCGGTGCACCACATGGAAGGCCATCTGCTGGCGCCGCTGATGGAGGACGACCCGCAGGGCCGCCCGCAGCCGCCGTTCGTGGCCCTGCTGGTCTCCGGCGGCCACACCCAGCTGGTCGCGGTGGACGCCATCGGGCGCTATCGCCTGCTCGGCGAGACCCTGGACGACGCCGCCGGCGAGGCCTTCGACAAGACCGCCAAGCTCATGGGCCTGCCGTACCCGGGCGGCCCGCAGCTGGCCGCGCTGGCCGAACGCGGCCGGCCCGGCGCCTACAAGTTCTCGCGGCCCATGACCGACCGTCCGGGGCTGGATTTCAGCTTCAGCGGCCTCAAGACCCACGTGTTGCTGACCTGGCGCGACAGCGACCAGAGCGAGCAGACCATGGCCGACATCGCGCGCGGCTTCGAGGACGCGGTGGTCGAGACCCTGACGATCAAATGCGAGCGCGCGTTGGACGCGGCCGGCTGCGAGACCCTGGTGGTGGCCGGCGGAGTCGGCGCCAACAAGCGCCTGCGCGCGCGGCTGGCGCAGATGGCCGACCGCCGCGGCGGCCGGGTCGCGTTCCCGCGGCCGGCGTTCTGCACCGACAACGGCGCGATGATCGCCTACGCTGGCGCGCTGCGCCTGCAGGCGGGCCAGCGCGAGGACGCGTCGGTGAGGGTGACGCCGCGCTGGGACATGGCGCAGTTGCCGGAAGTGGTGTGAGCCTTCGCGAGCGTTCGCCGATGGCGGGGCTTGCGCGCTAAAGTCACTGGATCCCCGCGTCCGCGGCGATGACGGTGTTGGAATGGCGCGGGCACGTTGGCTATCGTCGCTCCGGCTGCTCGAATACCGCCGCTTACGAACGCCTCTTCTTCCCCTTTTCAGTTCCGAACCCCAATCCCGACGCTTATGGACCACGTCTTCATCGAAGGCCTCGAAATCGAGGCGCTGATCGGCATCTACGACTGGGAGCGGCGCATCCGCCAGCCGCTGGTGTTCGACCTGGAGATGTCGTTCGACAACCGCATCCCCGCCGCCAGCGACGCGATCGAGGACACCTTGAACTACAAGGCGGTGAGCAAGCGCATCATCGAGTACGTCTCGCAGTCGGACTTCGGCCTGGTGGAAACGCTGGCCGAGCGCGTGGCGGCGATCGTGATCGAGGAGTTCGGCGTGCGGCGGGTGCGGCTGAAGCTGAGCAAGCCCGGCGCGGTGCGCGGCGCGCGCGCGGTCGGCGTGCAGATCGTGCGCGAACGCGCCGCCGGCTGAGCCGCGGCGCGATTTCCTTCTTCGATCCCGTCCGGCGACGCCCGGGCGCAGCGGACACAGCGATGGGCAAGGCTTACCTCAGTCTCGGCAGCAACCTGGACGCCGCGGTCCATCTGCGCGGCGCGATCGCAGCCTTGCGCGAGCGCTTCGGCGAGGTGGTGCTGTCGCCGGTCTATCGCACGCGCGCGGTCGGCTTCGACGGCGCCGACTTCTACAACAGCGCCGCCATCGTCGACAGCGAGCTGGAGCCGCAGGCGCTCAACGACTGGCTGCACGCGCTGGAGGACCGCCACGGCCGCGACCGCAGCGGCCCGCGCTACAGCGACCGCACCTTGGACATCGACATCGTGCTCTACGACGACCGCAGCTTCGACGGGCCGGGCAACCTGCGCATTCCGCGCCCGGAGCTCAAGCACGCCTTCGTGCTGCGCCCGCTGGCCGAGATCGCGCCGGCGCTGGTGGTGCCCGGCGACGGCCGCACCCTGGCCGAGCTGTGGCGCGCGCACCCGGACTACGGGCAGGCGGCGGTGGTCGCCGACATCGGCGAGTGAGCGCGCGCGGCGCCGGTCACATCCGCCGCCTGCCGTCGGTCTATGCCTCCATGAGCGCACGCCGCCGGTCGGCGCGTCGCCGCCAGCGCTTGCGATGTGCCGGGTTTGGCCTGAGCATGCGTCCATTCATCCACGGGGGATCGCACGATGTTCGAAAAGTTTTCGCGTAGCTGGGGTCTGGTCAAGGCGAGCGCGGGCGTGTTGCGCTCGGACAAGGAGCTGATGCTGTTCCCGATCATCTCCAGCGCGGCGACGCTGCTGGTGCTGGCGACCTTCCTGGTGCCGATGTTCGCGCTGCGCCTGTTCGAGAACGGCGTCGGCGTGGGCGGGATCGTGTTCGGCTTCCTGTTCTACTTCTGCCAGTACAGCGTGATCATCTTCTTCAACTGCGCCCTGGTCGGCGCGGCGATGATCCGCCTGGACGGCGGCGACCCGACCCTGCGCGACGGTTTCAACGCCGCCAAGGCACGCCTGCCCGCGATCCTGGGCTACGCCGCGATCGCCGCGACCGTGGGCCTGATCCTGCAGTCGCTGAAGGACCGCGACAACAACTTCATCGTGCGCATGATCGGCTCCGGCCTGGGCGCGGCCTGGACCCTGGCCACCTTCATGGTGGTGCCGGTGCTGGTGAGCCAGAACGTGGGCCCGATCGACGCGCTCAAGTGCAGCATCGGCCTGCTCAAGCAGACCTGGGGCGAGAACGCGATCGGCAACGTCGGCATCGGCGCGGCGTTCGGCCTGATCACCTTCGCGGTGATCGCGGTCGGCGCGCTGCTGGCCTTCGCGGCGGCGCAGGTGTCGGTCGGCCTGGCGATCGCGGTGGGCGCGGTGTTCGTGATCGCGGTGCTGCTGCTGGGCGTGTACCAGTCGGCGCTGAGCGGCATCTACTCGGCGGCGCTGTACCGCTACGCGACCGAAGGCGAAGCGCCGGCCGCGTTCCGTTCGCTGGAGCTGCAGACGGCGTTCGCGCCGAAGTAATGCCTGGAGCCCCTCTCCCGCCGGGAGAGGGGTTGGGGTGAGGGTTCGGCGCGAGCGCGATGCTCGAACCTCATGTCGGACCCTCATCCGGCCCTACGGGCCACCTTCTCCCACGGGAGAAGGAAAATCCGAAACCTCGCGCCACTTAGCCCTTCTCCCGCCGGGAGAGGGGTTGGGGTGAGGGTTCGGCGCGAGCGCGATGCTCGAACCTCATGTCGGACCCTCATCCGGCCCTGCGGGTCACTCCCCCAACAACCGCCCGCCATCCACCCGCAGCACCTGCCCGGTGGTGTAGCGCGCCTCGCGCAGCAGCCAGCGCACCGCTTCGGCGATTTCCTCGGCGCTGCCGGTGCGGCCCAGGGGCGTGCGCGCCAGCATCGCGGCCTTGGCCGCTTCGTCCTTACCCGCGCCGTCGGCGCCGGGCTCCGGCCACAGGATCGCGCCGGGCGCGACCGCGTTGACCCGCACCTGCGGCGCCAGTTCCAGCGCCAGCGCGCGCGTGGCCATCACCAGCGCGGCCTTGGCCATGCAGTACAGGGCGTGATCGCGCAGCGGGCGTTCGGCGTAGATGTCGACCAGGTTGACGATCGCGCCTTGCGCGGCCTGCAGGTGCGGCGCCGCGGCCTGGGCCAGGAAGAACGGCGCGCGCGCGTTGCTGGCGAACAGCGCGTCCCACTGCGCCGGCGTGGCGCTGCCGATCGGCGTGGGCGCGAACGCCGAGGCGTTGTTGACCAGGGCATCG includes:
- a CDS encoding GatB/YqeY domain-containing protein; its protein translation is MSLKLRLTDDMKAAMKSGDKQSLGVIRLINAAIKQKEVDERIELDDTAVIAVLDKMVKQRRDSVSQYEAAAREDLAAVERDEIVVIERYIPAKMGEAQILAAIDAAIAETGAAGPADMGKLMGPLKAKLAGQADMGQVSVLVKQRLSK
- the rpsU gene encoding 30S ribosomal protein S21, with protein sequence MPSVKVRENEPFEFALRRFKRTCEKAGVLAETRKREFYEKPTQERKRKAAAAVKRQARRASRDVTKRQRLY
- the tsaD gene encoding tRNA (adenosine(37)-N6)-threonylcarbamoyltransferase complex transferase subunit TsaD; translated protein: MKVLGIETSCDETGVAVYDTETGLRAHALYSQIALHAEYGGVVPELASRDHVRKLLPLIRQTLDESGLRVEDLDGVAYTAGPGLVGALLVGAGVARSLAWALDLPAVAVHHMEGHLLAPLMEDDPQGRPQPPFVALLVSGGHTQLVAVDAIGRYRLLGETLDDAAGEAFDKTAKLMGLPYPGGPQLAALAERGRPGAYKFSRPMTDRPGLDFSFSGLKTHVLLTWRDSDQSEQTMADIARGFEDAVVETLTIKCERALDAAGCETLVVAGGVGANKRLRARLAQMADRRGGRVAFPRPAFCTDNGAMIAYAGALRLQAGQREDASVRVTPRWDMAQLPEVV
- the folB gene encoding dihydroneopterin aldolase — translated: MDHVFIEGLEIEALIGIYDWERRIRQPLVFDLEMSFDNRIPAASDAIEDTLNYKAVSKRIIEYVSQSDFGLVETLAERVAAIVIEEFGVRRVRLKLSKPGAVRGARAVGVQIVRERAAG
- the folK gene encoding 2-amino-4-hydroxy-6-hydroxymethyldihydropteridine diphosphokinase, yielding MGKAYLSLGSNLDAAVHLRGAIAALRERFGEVVLSPVYRTRAVGFDGADFYNSAAIVDSELEPQALNDWLHALEDRHGRDRSGPRYSDRTLDIDIVLYDDRSFDGPGNLRIPRPELKHAFVLRPLAEIAPALVVPGDGRTLAELWRAHPDYGQAAVVADIGE
- a CDS encoding DUF6159 family protein, with translation MFEKFSRSWGLVKASAGVLRSDKELMLFPIISSAATLLVLATFLVPMFALRLFENGVGVGGIVFGFLFYFCQYSVIIFFNCALVGAAMIRLDGGDPTLRDGFNAAKARLPAILGYAAIAATVGLILQSLKDRDNNFIVRMIGSGLGAAWTLATFMVVPVLVSQNVGPIDALKCSIGLLKQTWGENAIGNVGIGAAFGLITFAVIAVGALLAFAAAQVSVGLAIAVGAVFVIAVLLLGVYQSALSGIYSAALYRYATEGEAPAAFRSLELQTAFAPK
- a CDS encoding pteridine reductase, giving the protein MPPTPAPVALVTGSAKRIGAAIARALHADGYDLALHYRGSADAMTALAAELEARRPGSTLTLQADLAEFDRLPELIAHTVGRYGRLDALVNNASAFAPTPIGSATPAQWDALFASNARAPFFLAQAAAPHLQAAQGAIVNLVDIYAERPLRDHALYCMAKAALVMATRALALELAPQVRVNAVAPGAILWPEPGADGAGKDEAAKAAMLARTPLGRTGSAEEIAEAVRWLLREARYTTGQVLRVDGGRLLGE